AGGACTTTACTGGATGCTAGATTATGAAGGAAAGCCTGCGGATACTAGAAAGCATACCTACAGTCAGGCTTTTGGCATATACGGATTGGTTCAATACTACAAAGCGACAGGCAATGAAGAAGCCTTAAATATTGCAATTGATTTATTTAACATTATTGAAAGAAATTGCAGAGATGAAAATGGATATTTGGAGGAATTTGATCGCAATTGGAATCTTAAAGAGAATTATGAACTTAGCGAACATGGAGTAATATCCAGCCGTACAATGAATACGCATCTCCACATATTGGAAGCCTACACATTACTTTATGATGTTTGGAAGAACAGCAATCTTAAGAAAAGCATAATATATCTTCTAAATCTCTTTAAAGATAAAATATACAGTGAAGTTGGAAAACATCTAAAAGTATTTTTCGACGACAATTGGGACACTACCATCGACATAAAATCATATGGACACGACATAGAAGCAAGCTGGCTTTTAGATAGAGCTGTGGATGTATTAAGTGATGAAGAAATAAAAAATACAACAAAAAAATACACTGTGGAAATTGCTGAAAACATATTAAATAATATCTATTCACCAGACGGCATAGCAAATGAGACTGTTGAAGGTAAAACTGACTTATCAAGAGTATGGTGGGTTCAAGCAGAATCTGTAGTGGGGCTTTTTAACGCATATCAAAAGACAAATGATGTTAGATTCATAGAAGCTTCAAAGAATATCTGGGAATATATAAAAAGATATGTGATCGACAAAAGAGATGGGGGAGAATGGTATTGGAAGGTTGATGAAAAGGGAAAACCATTTGAAATGCCTGTAGTGGAGCCGTGGAAGTGTCCTTATCACAACAGCAGGATGTGCATTGAGATTATAGAGAGGGTGAAAAATAATGAAGTTTCAGGCTAGATATGAGATAGAACTGCGTAAATATGAAGATCTGATAAACAGAAAGAATGAGAAGACAGAAGACTACAACGGCATATTTGACAGGTATAAATATCCTGTATTGACGAGGGAGCATACACCGCTATTTTGGAGATACGATCTTGATGAAAGGACTAATCCCTACTTTATGGAAAGGCTTGGCATAAATGCGGTGTTTAATCCGGGAGCGATAGAACTGGATGGAAAGTTTTATCTCGTTGCTCGTGTTGAAGGATACGACAGGAAATCGTTTTTTGCTGTTGCAGAAAGCGACAGCGGCATAGACGGGTTTAAATTCTGGGATTACCCTGTAGAATTTGATGATTTATATCCTGAAGAAACAAATGTATACGATATGAGGCTTACAAAGCATGAAGATGGATGGATTTATGGCGTATTCTGCTCTGAAAGCAAGGATCCAAATGCTCCTCCAGGTGACTTATCATCTGCTATTGCCAGTGCAGGTATAGTTCGCACAAAAGATCTCAAAAAATGGGAGAGGCTTCCTAATCTTAAGACGAAATCACCACAGCAGAGGAATGTAGTACTGCATCCTGAGTTTGTAAATGGGAAGTACGCATTTTACACAAGACCTCAAGATGATTTCATAGAAGCAGGAAGCGGCAGTGGGATTTGTTTTGGTTTGTGCGATGACATAGAAAATCCAATAATAGACGAAGAAAAACTTGTAAGCCCAAGAGTTTATCATACTATTACAGAAGTAAAAAATGGAGCTGGATGTGTTCCAATAAAGAGTGAAAAAGGATGGATACACATAGCACACGGTGTCAGAAACACTGCTGCTGGATTGAGATATGTCATATACTTATTTGTGACAGATCTAAATGATCCAAGTAAAGTCATGGCATCTCCAGGAGGCTATTTAATTGCTCCAAGAGGTGAGGAGCGAGTTGGTGATGTTTCTAACGTAGTATTTACAAATGGTGTAATTGCAAGGGATAATGGTGATGTGTACATATACTACGCTTCATCAGACACCAGAATCCACGTTGCTACTACAACTGTCGAGAAACTTTTAGACTATGCCTTTAACACACCACCAGATGCACTTAGATCTTTAGATTGTGTAAAGCAGAGAAAGGAGCTTATTAAGAAAAATCTCGAGTTAAATATGAGATAGAAAGCTTTATATAAATAATAGGAGTTGAATTTGATGAAAAAATATGGATTTAATTTTCAGTGGATATACGTATGGAATGAAGGTAAATCACCTTTAAAGCCTGACTTGAAAGCTTTGGATTTTTTGGTGGAGACAGGCTTTAATTTCATAAGGGTACCGACAGATTATAGATTTTGGATAAAAAATTTTGATTATTTTAATCCTGATGAAAGCGTTTTTGAATATATAGATTTGTACTTGGAAGAGTGTAAAAAGAGAAATATTCACATGTGCCTAAATATACACAGGGGACCTGGATACTGCATTAACCGCAATGACATAGAGAGGGACAATTTGTGGCTTGACAGGGTTGCTCAAGACGGATTTGTATACCAATGGCAGGTCTTTGCTAAGAGGTACAAGGGAGTGTCAAACAAATACCTAAGCTTTGACCTTTTAAATGAGCCACCGGATATAGGGCAGTACGGCATGACTCGCGAGATACACTCATCATTAATTAAACGCACTGTAGAGGCAATACGCGAAATTGATCCTGAAAGAGAAATAGTCATAGACGGTCTAGGCGGTGGAAATATAGCGATGCCGGAATTAGCTGATATTGGCGTGATACACAGCGGGAGAGGATATCAGCCAATGGCTTTAACACATTATGAGGCAACCTGGTGGAATGGCTACAAGGGATTGTCAGTGCCTACATATCCAGATCTTGTTTGGAACGGGAAGGTGTGGAATAAAGATACCATAAGAGAATACTACAAGCCATGGCGAGATGTGGAACAAAAAGGCGTTGAGGTGCATATAGGCGAATTTGGATGCTTCAACAAGACACCAAATGATGTTGCTTTAAGATGGTTTAATGACCTTTTAAGCTTGTACAAAGAATTTGAATGGGGCTATTCCCTCTGGAACTTTAAAGGACCATTTGGAATCATAGAACATGGTCGTGATGGTGCTAAATATGAAAACTTCCATGGATATAAAGTGGATAGAAAGCTTTTAGATCTTCTTATAGAGAATAGAGTTTAGATTTAAGCCGGTTTAAGTAAAAACCGGCTTTTTGCGTACACTTTTAAATCTAATATAGAAAGTTTACTTGAATTACTTGAATTATAAACTTTATAAAAAGTATATACATCCAAAAAGGACATAAGTAATCGTTATTTACACGATATTAATACGAAATTCAAGTAAAATGATGTTAAATTCAAGTAAAAATAGCTTGAAAGTTATATAACCATAACGTATAATTTAATTACAAGAAATAATTACACCGAGGTGTTTAGATTGCCGGCAATCAAGAAAAAAAAGGTTACAATGAAAGATATAGCAGAGAAATTAAATATATCTGTCAATGCGGTATCGATAGCGTTAAATGATAAAGTGGGAGTTAGTGAAGAAACTAGAAACTTGGTTTTAAAAACTGCTGATGAAATGGGGTATTTTGACGAGAATCCATCATTTATCATTAAAAATCACTTTAAAAATATTTGTCTCATGATAGAGGAGCGAAATTTTCGCGATACTCATTTTTACACAAAGGTAATACTGGGAATAGAAAATGAAGCTAGAAAGAATAATTTCGATATTTTAGTCAATTTTATGAATAAAGACGATTTTCAAATTCCTAAAAGCGTGCAAAGCAGAAAAGTGTCGGGTATATTGGTTGTTGGCACGATAAAAGACGAACACTTAAAAATGCTTTTAGATTATGGCATACCGATAGTGCAAGTTGATCACACATCATTTTTAATAAATACTGATGCAGTTTTGACCCAGAATATACCTGGCTCTTATATGGCGACAAAATATCTTATTGATAAAGGACATACGCAGATAGGATTTTTTGGCGAGATAGATTTTTCTCTAAGCTTTAAAGAGAGGTGGCTTGGCTTTAACGAAGCTATGAGAGCTTCAGGACTCAATATTGACCCTATATTAAATGTAAATCCGGGATACTGTGTAATCGGCAGTGTTGAAAAATATGTTTTAAGCAAAAACTACAAAGAAGTTGCAAATATTATTTCAAAGATGGATAAGCTACCGACTGCATGGGTATGCTCAAATGACAGTGCAGCTATAACATTGTATAATGCGTTGAACATTTTAGGGTTGAAAGTGCCTGATGACATTTCAGTTGTGGGTTTTGATGACATTGATATATGTAAAATTGTCACTCCTCCATTGACTACGGTTCGTGTAAACAAGGAGCTGATGGGTGTCAAGGCAGTTCAAAAACTCTTGTGGAGGATGAATAATATTAAAGAACCGTATGACCATATAAGAATGGAAGTTAAATTAATAGAGAGAGAATCTGTAAAGGAATTGAAATAGAGTTTTAATTAATTCATGTAAACGTGCTTATCTCGTAAACAATAAATAAAAATAGGAGGTAGCGATCATTATGAGAAAAAGAATATCAATTTTGATATCGGTTTTGATGATTTTATCAATACTTGTGAGTGGATGCTCCAGCAGTTCAAAGAAACAAAATACTGCTTCAAACAATACAACCAAAAAGGTGACGATTAAATTAGCTACATGGGCTGGCGCAGACGAGGCAAAACAACTGCAATCAATCATTGATAAATTAAATGCTAGTTCTAAAGACTATGTCATAGTACAAAATTCAAATCCTGCTGACTATGATACGAGGCTTACAACTCAGCTTTCTGCAGGTGGTGGACCTGATTTGTTTTGGGTATCTGCACAGAGGGCAACACAACTTGCAGCACAGGGTGCACTGCTTGATTTAACAGATTATCTATCGAAATCCAGTAATAAAGCTGCAAATGTATCTGATTATTACGAAAATTCATTAACACCATTTAAATATCAAAACAAAATATATGGCCTGCCGTGGGCAGAAAACCCAGTAGTACTATATATTAATAAAGACTTATTTGACAAAGCTAAAATTCCATATCCTGATGGTACTTGGAATTGGGATAAGTTTTTAAGCGTCGCTCAACAATTGACAGTTGATGCAAATGGTAAACATCCAGGAGAAGCTGGATTTGATAAGAACAACATCAAACAATGGGGCTTTACATTAAATGGGTGGCCACCAGTTCAAATGTTTGTATGGCAAAATAACGGCGAAGTTATAACACCGGATTTCAAAAGCTCACCAATAGATACTCCTGAAGCAAAAAAGGCATTTGAGTTTTATTCTGAATTGATAAACAGTCCTGCAGTTCCTTCACAGCAAACGATTAAGGATCAAGGCTTTGATACAATGTTTAAGAACCAAGAAGTTGCTATGTTTATGGGAGGAGCTGCTGATAGCCTAGAAACACAGGTTAAGTTCAATAGTGGTGTTTATGAAGTTCCATCAGGACCTACAGGTAAAAAGGTTACTTTTGGAGATTTGTACGGAATGGCAATAAACGCAAAGACAAAGAATCCAGATGCAGCGTTTAAAGCGTTTATTGACTTGACAAATGCTATTCAAGAGTGGAAAGTGGTGCCTCCGCTAAAATCAGAAGTAAATGTAGATGCATTGAAAAAATTGCATCCAGATAGAAGCACAGAGACATTAGATACAATAGTAAAATCTATGTCGTATGCTGAAGGTTTCAGATACTTTGTAAATTATCCAGACTGGGATAATATATTCTGGAATCAACTTATGGATCCTATTATAAATAACAAGGCAAATCCTGATAGTCTCATACCTCAAGTAAAACCGCAGTTAGACAATGTTTTAAAACAGTATAGCAGTAGCAAATAAAATTGAAAGGAGGCATGTCCTCCTTTCAAGGAGATAAGCACGTTTATTTTTAGATTAAAACAAGAATTTTATATATTCCTTTTAAAAGGAGGAATTTTAATGGAACAGTATATTGGGACTACAGAACGATGGCTTTTGACACCTGTAGTTCTTATGTTTCTTGCATTGATAATATATTTTTTGCTTAGAAAGATAGGGTGGAAAGAAAGGGCTGCCACTGGTTTTGCTTTGATATCTCCATGGCTTATAGGTTTTATTATTTTCACAGCATTTCCACTTATTTATTCTTTGTATTTGAGCTTTACAAATTACAGTTTATTTGGAACACCTAAATGGATTGGGCTTAAAAACTATATATATATTTTTACTAGCGATTATGAATTTTGGCCGTCAGTAAGACTTACTTTGCTATATGCAGTATTTACAGTGCCAATTGGTGTTATAGGGTCATTATTGATTGCTATGTTGTTAAATAATCGAATAAAGGGAATAGGTGTTTTTAGGACTATTTATTATTTACCTGCCGTTATGCCTGATGTTGCTGTTGCATTAATATGGAGATGGCTTTTCAATAGTCAATCAGGTCTTATTAATTACGCTCTTTCACCATTTCTTAAGTTATTTCATATTGGGAAAATAGACTGGTTTGGCGATCCAAAATACGTTTTATGGGCGTTTATAATAATGAGCGTATGGGGCATATTTGGAACAAACACAGTTGTTTTTCTAGCTGGACTTCAGGGAGTTCCTAGAAGCCTTTATGAAGTTGCTGATTTAGACGGTGCAAGTCCGTGGATAAAATTTTGGAATATAACCATTCCTCAGATATCACCGGTAATACTTTTGCAGGTAGTAATGGGAATTATTAGTGCATTGCAGATATTTACTGTGGCTATGTTTGTAAGGCCTACAACAGGTGCGGGAATATTTATGAATCAATTGATCTACAATAGAGGTTTTACACAGTTACACATGGGACAAGCATCAGCAATTGCATGGGTATTGTTTTTAATCATTTTAGCATTTACGCTTTTAGTCTTTAAATCTACACCCGCTTGGGTACATTATGAAGGGGAAATTAAGAGGTAATTAAGGAGATGTTAAACTATGGTGGATATATTACATGGATATAGACAATCAAATAGAATTCGCAATGTCACCAAGAAAATCATTTTGTATGTTATTCTTTCAGCAATAGCCATAGTGATTTTGATGCCCTTCTTTTGGATGTTATCAACAGCATTGAAATCTAATGCAGATATATTTGCTTGGCCGCCAGATTTCTTTCCAAAGCCTGCATTATGGGGAAATTTTGCAAAAGCATGGCATGCGATGCCATTTAATATTTACCTTATAAATAGTATTTTTATAGTGGTTTTGGGAATGGTAGCTGAAATAACCAGCGAAACTTTGGTTGCGTATGGATTCGCAAGATTTAAATTTCCCGGTAGAGATTTAATATTTTTTATACTTTTAAGCACGATGATGCTGCCATTTCATGTGACATTGATACCAACTTATTTGATATGGCAAAAGTTGGGGCTAGTTGGCCAATTTGATCCTTTGGTAATAAGGGCGTGGACAGCGTGGGGACCATTTTATATATTTTTATTGAGACAGTTTTTGATGGGTATACCAGTAGAATTGGATGAGGCAGCTGAAATTGACGGAGCGACGCCGTTGCAAACTTTTGTTCATGTAATTTTGCCTCAGATTAAACCGGCTCTTCTTGCAATCTGCATATTTGCTTTTAGAGGATATTGGAACGACTTCTTAGGTCCTGTTCTTTACCTCAATGATATGAATAAATACACGATGACACTTGGAATGTACTTCTTCATGGGTGGTGTGAATGAACAGCCAAGTTGGAACTATTTGATGGCTATGTCAATTGTAATAGCTCTGCCAATGTTAATATTATTCTTTATTGCACAGCGCTATTTCATAGAAGGTATCACATTTACTGGCTTGAAAGATTAATTCTGTTTGATGAATTATAGCAAGAATTGAAGGAGAGGACGAGAGAATGGATACAACAACAAATTCTATATTCGACAAATTTGTAATTGGTGCTAATTACTGGCCAAGAAATTACGGTGTTGATATGTGGAAGCAGTGGGAAAAAGATGAGATCAAAAAGGAGTTTAAAGAGGCAAAGTCATTAGGATTAGATGTATTGAGAATAAATCTCTTGTGGGAAGATTTTCAGCCGCATCCTGACATAATATCGGAAGACGCGATTAAGAAATTTGATGAACTTATTGGAATATGCCACGATGTTCACATAAAAATTGTCCCTACGTTTTTCGTAGGTCACATGAGCGGAGAAAATTTCGACATTCCGTGGAGAAATGGTAAAAGCATATACAATGATCCTTTTATGCTGAGACATGAAATTAAACTGGTAAGCTTTTTTGCACAAAGGTATAAAGACGAAAGCGCCATTTTATTCTGGGATCTTTCTAATGAGCCAGATAACTATGTTAAAGCAGAGTCGAATCATGATGCATGGCTTTGGAATTACGTTTTGTCAAGCGAGATAAAAAAGCACGACAAAAATCATCCTGTGACGTTAGGCATACATCAGGCGTCTCTTCTTTCAGATAATAAATTTTACCCAGAAGATATGGGGGGAGGCAATGATTTTTTATGTATGCATGCGTATCCTATTTACACAGATACATGCATTGACCCTGTAAATTCTATAAGGAGTACTTACATTGCACCTTTTGCTTCAAAGCTTACAAAAGCGCTGGGAGGCAAAGATGTACTGTTTGAAGAATTTGGCGCAACGACACTTATGATGTCTGAAGAAATAGAGGGGAAATATTATAAAACAGTTTTATACAGCCTGTTGGCAAATGAATCACTGGGTGCGTTAGTATGGTGCTTTGGTGATTTTACAGTCGCCAGTAAATTGCCATACAACACGACGCCTTTTGAAACGCAGTTTGGGATAACATCATCTGATGGAAAACCTAAGTTGGCAGGACTTGAAATAAAAGCTTTTTCAGAATTTATAAAAAGACTTGAATACAATGAGTTAATTCCAAAAAAATGTGATGCTGCTATTATTGTTCCAGATAAATATTATAGTGCCTTATTTGTAGGAAGTGATTATACGCCTGAAAGGCATTTTAGAATACTTTTAAACAGTTTCATACTTGCAAAAGAAGCTGGCATAGATGTAGAGATGGTAAAAGCTTCTGAGAGGGATTTTAGCAAATACAAAATGCTGATACTTCCATCTGCATATAGGAAGGGACATCTGAATCACGATCAGTGGATGAGAATAATGAATTATGTTAAAAGTGGCGGTACATTGTATACATCGTATGATGGAATTTCTGTTGATGGTTTTGATGAACTTTTTGGCATTGAAACGCAGTATTCAATGGTGCCGAAGGATAATACCGCTTCAATTCATATAGAAGACAGAAAAATTAAGTTAAGTTACAGCACACTTAAATTTAACAAGCACTTAATCGCAAAACCTACGACATGCAGTGTGATTGGATACGACAATGAAGGGAATCCCGCAGTTGTAATGAATAAATTTGGTAAAGGCAATGCAGTCCTTGTGACGTACCCTGTCGAACTTTATTTAAGCTACATGCCGGACGTATATAAAGACGACAAAACTTATGAAATATACAAACTCACAGAAGAGTTATCTCGTATAAAGCCAAAAATAGAAGTAGAATCGCCGTTTATAGAGGTAAAAGAATTTGAATATAAGGGCAAAAAGCTTGTAATATTTATTAATCATGAAGATATTGATATAAAGATTGATGTAAATATTTCAGGGAAAATAAAAGATTTAATAAGCAATAAAGAAATTGATTTGGATAACTTTACGATAAAAGCTGATGATGTAGTTGCATTTTTGATGTAGAGAGGGGTATTATAATGTTTAGGCTAAGGAGGCTTACAGATAAACCAATATTGTCGCCTGTTAAAGAGCATGAATGGGAAAGAAAAGCTGTGTTTAATGCCGCATCAATATATGAAGATCACAAGTTTCACCTTTTTTACAGGGCTTCTAACAATGGATTTGTTTTAAACACAGAAAAACCAGAAGAGGAAAATAAATTTGTGTCATCAATAGGCTATGCGGTAAGCAGTGATGGCATCAATTTTGAGAGATTTGATAAACCTATTATGGTGGGTGAAACGGAGCAGGAAGAATGGGGTGTTGAAGATCCTAGAATAACAAAAATTGATGATAAATATTACATGCTTTATACAGGCTTTGGAGGCAAAGACTGGAATAATTTTAGAATATGTATGGCTACATCATATGATTTAAAAAGATGGGAAGGTCATAGGGTGGTCCTTGATGAACCTAATAAAGATGCAGCACTTCTGCCTGAAAAAATAAATGGGAAGTATGTCATGTTTCACAGAAGAGAACCCGATATTTGGATAGCATATTCAGATGATTTGATAAACTGGACTAATCATAAGATAATAATGAAGCCTATTGAAGACACATGGGAGTCTAAGAAGATTGGCATAGCAGGGCCTCCTATAAAAAGAGATGATGGATGGCTTCTTATCTACCATGGAGTTGACAAAAATAATGTGTACAGGTTAGGTG
The nucleotide sequence above comes from Thermoanaerobacterium sp. CMT5567-10. Encoded proteins:
- a CDS encoding LacI family DNA-binding transcriptional regulator, with product MPAIKKKKVTMKDIAEKLNISVNAVSIALNDKVGVSEETRNLVLKTADEMGYFDENPSFIIKNHFKNICLMIEERNFRDTHFYTKVILGIENEARKNNFDILVNFMNKDDFQIPKSVQSRKVSGILVVGTIKDEHLKMLLDYGIPIVQVDHTSFLINTDAVLTQNIPGSYMATKYLIDKGHTQIGFFGEIDFSLSFKERWLGFNEAMRASGLNIDPILNVNPGYCVIGSVEKYVLSKNYKEVANIISKMDKLPTAWVCSNDSAAITLYNALNILGLKVPDDISVVGFDDIDICKIVTPPLTTVRVNKELMGVKAVQKLLWRMNNIKEPYDHIRMEVKLIERESVKELK
- a CDS encoding AGE family epimerase/isomerase, producing MEKIVQEMYKELKDRIFPFWSKLKDEENGGFYGYVDYDLNVDKKALKGSILNSRILWFFSAIYCLDKDEKALELAHHAYKFLKDNILDKENKGLYWMLDYEGKPADTRKHTYSQAFGIYGLVQYYKATGNEEALNIAIDLFNIIERNCRDENGYLEEFDRNWNLKENYELSEHGVISSRTMNTHLHILEAYTLLYDVWKNSNLKKSIIYLLNLFKDKIYSEVGKHLKVFFDDNWDTTIDIKSYGHDIEASWLLDRAVDVLSDEEIKNTTKKYTVEIAENILNNIYSPDGIANETVEGKTDLSRVWWVQAESVVGLFNAYQKTNDVRFIEASKNIWEYIKRYVIDKRDGGEWYWKVDEKGKPFEMPVVEPWKCPYHNSRMCIEIIERVKNNEVSG
- a CDS encoding sugar ABC transporter substrate-binding protein encodes the protein MRKRISILISVLMILSILVSGCSSSSKKQNTASNNTTKKVTIKLATWAGADEAKQLQSIIDKLNASSKDYVIVQNSNPADYDTRLTTQLSAGGGPDLFWVSAQRATQLAAQGALLDLTDYLSKSSNKAANVSDYYENSLTPFKYQNKIYGLPWAENPVVLYINKDLFDKAKIPYPDGTWNWDKFLSVAQQLTVDANGKHPGEAGFDKNNIKQWGFTLNGWPPVQMFVWQNNGEVITPDFKSSPIDTPEAKKAFEFYSELINSPAVPSQQTIKDQGFDTMFKNQEVAMFMGGAADSLETQVKFNSGVYEVPSGPTGKKVTFGDLYGMAINAKTKNPDAAFKAFIDLTNAIQEWKVVPPLKSEVNVDALKKLHPDRSTETLDTIVKSMSYAEGFRYFVNYPDWDNIFWNQLMDPIINNKANPDSLIPQVKPQLDNVLKQYSSSK
- a CDS encoding carbohydrate ABC transporter permease, which translates into the protein MVDILHGYRQSNRIRNVTKKIILYVILSAIAIVILMPFFWMLSTALKSNADIFAWPPDFFPKPALWGNFAKAWHAMPFNIYLINSIFIVVLGMVAEITSETLVAYGFARFKFPGRDLIFFILLSTMMLPFHVTLIPTYLIWQKLGLVGQFDPLVIRAWTAWGPFYIFLLRQFLMGIPVELDEAAEIDGATPLQTFVHVILPQIKPALLAICIFAFRGYWNDFLGPVLYLNDMNKYTMTLGMYFFMGGVNEQPSWNYLMAMSIVIALPMLILFFIAQRYFIEGITFTGLKD
- a CDS encoding glycosidase, which translates into the protein MKFQARYEIELRKYEDLINRKNEKTEDYNGIFDRYKYPVLTREHTPLFWRYDLDERTNPYFMERLGINAVFNPGAIELDGKFYLVARVEGYDRKSFFAVAESDSGIDGFKFWDYPVEFDDLYPEETNVYDMRLTKHEDGWIYGVFCSESKDPNAPPGDLSSAIASAGIVRTKDLKKWERLPNLKTKSPQQRNVVLHPEFVNGKYAFYTRPQDDFIEAGSGSGICFGLCDDIENPIIDEEKLVSPRVYHTITEVKNGAGCVPIKSEKGWIHIAHGVRNTAAGLRYVIYLFVTDLNDPSKVMASPGGYLIAPRGEERVGDVSNVVFTNGVIARDNGDVYIYYASSDTRIHVATTTVEKLLDYAFNTPPDALRSLDCVKQRKELIKKNLELNMR
- a CDS encoding glycoside hydrolase family 5 protein, which translates into the protein MKKYGFNFQWIYVWNEGKSPLKPDLKALDFLVETGFNFIRVPTDYRFWIKNFDYFNPDESVFEYIDLYLEECKKRNIHMCLNIHRGPGYCINRNDIERDNLWLDRVAQDGFVYQWQVFAKRYKGVSNKYLSFDLLNEPPDIGQYGMTREIHSSLIKRTVEAIREIDPEREIVIDGLGGGNIAMPELADIGVIHSGRGYQPMALTHYEATWWNGYKGLSVPTYPDLVWNGKVWNKDTIREYYKPWRDVEQKGVEVHIGEFGCFNKTPNDVALRWFNDLLSLYKEFEWGYSLWNFKGPFGIIEHGRDGAKYENFHGYKVDRKLLDLLIENRV
- a CDS encoding carbohydrate ABC transporter permease gives rise to the protein MEQYIGTTERWLLTPVVLMFLALIIYFLLRKIGWKERAATGFALISPWLIGFIIFTAFPLIYSLYLSFTNYSLFGTPKWIGLKNYIYIFTSDYEFWPSVRLTLLYAVFTVPIGVIGSLLIAMLLNNRIKGIGVFRTIYYLPAVMPDVAVALIWRWLFNSQSGLINYALSPFLKLFHIGKIDWFGDPKYVLWAFIIMSVWGIFGTNTVVFLAGLQGVPRSLYEVADLDGASPWIKFWNITIPQISPVILLQVVMGIISALQIFTVAMFVRPTTGAGIFMNQLIYNRGFTQLHMGQASAIAWVLFLIILAFTLLVFKSTPAWVHYEGEIKR
- a CDS encoding glycosidase, with translation MFRLRRLTDKPILSPVKEHEWERKAVFNAASIYEDHKFHLFYRASNNGFVLNTEKPEEENKFVSSIGYAVSSDGINFERFDKPIMVGETEQEEWGVEDPRITKIDDKYYMLYTGFGGKDWNNFRICMATSYDLKRWEGHRVVLDEPNKDAALLPEKINGKYVMFHRREPDIWIAYSDDLINWTNHKIIMKPIEDTWESKKIGIAGPPIKRDDGWLLIYHGVDKNNVYRLGAALLDLKDPSKVVARQKEPILEPELDWEKEGLVPNVVFSCGAVEANGMYYVYYGGADTHIGVAVVEKNKISF
- a CDS encoding beta-galactosidase trimerization domain-containing protein translates to MDTTTNSIFDKFVIGANYWPRNYGVDMWKQWEKDEIKKEFKEAKSLGLDVLRINLLWEDFQPHPDIISEDAIKKFDELIGICHDVHIKIVPTFFVGHMSGENFDIPWRNGKSIYNDPFMLRHEIKLVSFFAQRYKDESAILFWDLSNEPDNYVKAESNHDAWLWNYVLSSEIKKHDKNHPVTLGIHQASLLSDNKFYPEDMGGGNDFLCMHAYPIYTDTCIDPVNSIRSTYIAPFASKLTKALGGKDVLFEEFGATTLMMSEEIEGKYYKTVLYSLLANESLGALVWCFGDFTVASKLPYNTTPFETQFGITSSDGKPKLAGLEIKAFSEFIKRLEYNELIPKKCDAAIIVPDKYYSALFVGSDYTPERHFRILLNSFILAKEAGIDVEMVKASERDFSKYKMLILPSAYRKGHLNHDQWMRIMNYVKSGGTLYTSYDGISVDGFDELFGIETQYSMVPKDNTASIHIEDRKIKLSYSTLKFNKHLIAKPTTCSVIGYDNEGNPAVVMNKFGKGNAVLVTYPVELYLSYMPDVYKDDKTYEIYKLTEELSRIKPKIEVESPFIEVKEFEYKGKKLVIFINHEDIDIKIDVNISGKIKDLISNKEIDLDNFTIKADDVVAFLM